A genomic window from Misgurnus anguillicaudatus unplaced genomic scaffold, ASM2758022v2 HiC_scaffold_29, whole genome shotgun sequence includes:
- the LOC129436712 gene encoding butyrophilin subfamily 1 member A1, whose product MEFICVTLMIIIGITDSTADQFAVVGPASPLLAVSGEDVILPCSLKPNISAVDMRVEWFRLDLKDSVVHLYEDHEDKNTNQLQSYRKRTEVFKDELQKGNTSLKLSRVQISDEGLYKCLIQSKTKYDDITVDLNVEAIGSHPLITVDGFDVSGGLHLQCESKGWNPEPELVWLDSEGVTLTSETTNTQKETDGFRVKHMITVYNRDSKYHCRVKLRHHMMETEIITSSKMFNSLRSSVIVISVGSVLSVIAVILIAVFIYRHRVKSLFRKYAVNVTLDPDSAHRHLIVSDDGKQMRYEEQSETVKDGDQKSNNKFEERYCVLGNEGFTSGCFYYEVEVKGLSVWAVGVARESVERKEWIYLNPERGYWMSGSRYGGYLASEGPSSVYLSLSVAPQRVGVFVDYKEGRVSFYDVESMCHIYSFTDQSFNEKLYPVFSLSYDFSKNSSKAPLIICDF is encoded by the exons ATGGAGTTCATTTGTGTGACTCTGATGATTATTATTGGAATTACAGACTCAACAGCAG ATCAGTTTGCTGTTGTTGGACCTGCATCTCCTCTCCTCGCTGTATCTGGTGAAGATGTGATTCTGCCCTGTTCTCTCAAACCCAACATCAGTGCTGTAGACATGAGAGTCGAGTGGTTTAGACTTGATCTCAAAGACTCAGTAGTTCATCTCTATGAAGATCATGAAGATAAAAACACAAATCAGCTTCAGTCGTACAGAAAAAGAACTGAAGTGTTTAAAGATGAACTACAGAAAGGAAACACATCACTTAAACTCTCAAGAGTTCAGATCTCTGATGAAGGACTTTATAAGTGTTTAATTCAGTCCaaaaccaaatatgatgacatCACTGTTGATCTCAATGTTGAAG CTATAGGTAGTCATCCACTCATCACTGTAGATGGATTTGATGTTTCTGGTGGACTTCATCTTCAGTGTGAATCTAAAGGTTGGAACCCTGAACCTGAACTTGTTTGGCTGGACAGTGAAGGAGTCACTTTGACATCTGAAActacaaacacacagaaagagacAGATGGATTCAGAGTAAAACACATGATCACTGTATATAACAGAGACAGTAAATATCACTGTAGAGTCAAACTGAGACATCACATGATGGAGACTGAGATTATTACATCAA gtaaaatgtttaactctttgaGGTCATCAGTGATCGTGATTTCTGTTGGATCTGTGCTCAGTGTGATCGCTGTAATATTGATCGCTGTGTTCATCTATAGACACAGAG tgAAATCACTGTTTAGAAAATATGCAG TGAATGTGACTCTGGATCCTGATTCAGCTCATCGACATCTCATTGTGTCTGATGATGGGAAACAAATGAGATATGAAGAACAATCAGAAACAGTGAAGGATGGAGatcaaaagtcaaataacaaGTTTGAGGAACGTTACTGTGTTCTTGGAAATGAAGGATTCACCTCAGGGTGTTTTTACTATGAGGTTGAGGTGAAGGGGTTAAGTGTTTGGGCTGTGGGTGTGGCCAGAGAATCTGTTGAGAGGAAGGAGTGGATCTATCTGAATCCTGAGAGAGGATACTGGATGTCTGGTTCGAGATATGGAGGGTATCTGGCTAGTGAGGGTCCATCATCTGTTTATCTTTCCTTGAGTGTGGCGCCTCAGAGAGTCGGGGTGTTTGTGGATTATAAGGAGGGTCGAGTCTCTTTTTATGATGTGGAGTCTATGTGTCATATCTACTCTTTTACTGATCAATCTTTTAATGAGAAACTATATcctgttttttctttaagttaTGATTTTTCTAAAAACTCCTCAAAAGCACCACTTATCATCTGTGATTTCTAA
- the LOC141362748 gene encoding uncharacterized protein F54H12.2-like yields MALLHDMSGECIKSELDIFTVPPTQTSLEKNAYLEVPPLSAISDSAPLEFFIAGTGEDYLDLNNTMLYLRLKITRPNGGDIADPAPVGLINYAGATVFSQLDISLGDRLISQSSSTYPYRCIIECLMNYSKDTLESLFTPGLFYKDTAGHTDVHDPVGRNRGLLKRSTFSHGSQPVELLVPIHGDIFFQEKLLINGVDVKIRLIRGKDEFCLMRSDDVAYKVKILSASLFVKKVSVSPSVRLGHAQALLSTTAKYPVDRVCLKTISLPTGSRVSNQENLFLGTLPKSIVLGMVDNDAFSGAYDKNPFTFNHYDLEFLAIYVDGKQIPSKPLQPDFESGSAAREYYQLVMSTGRHLKNHAIAIDRDEFLAGYSLFAFNLTPDEECGQHLSLVKSGNIRLEARFKNPLPRTITMIIYAVFDSIIQISNRRQVMVDYY; encoded by the coding sequence ATGGCGTTACTGCACGACATGTCTGGTGAATGTATCAAGTCGGAGCTGGATATATTTACAGTTCCGCCGACGCAGACGTCTCTTgagaaaaatgcttatttagaGGTTCCACCCTTATCGGCTATATCCGACTCTGCGCCTCTAGAGTTTTTTATCGCTGGCACGGGTGAAGATTATCTGGACCTAAATAACACGATGCTCTATCTCCGGCTTAAAATCACGAGACCTAACGGCGGCGACATCGCGGACCCCGCGCCTGTCGGGCTAATAAATTATGCAGGGGCGACCGTGTTTTCACAGCTGGATATAAGCCTCGGTGACCGATTGATCTCTCAGAGCTCAAGCACTTACCCTTACAGATGCATCATAGAGTGTCTcatgaactacagtaaagataCTCTGGAATCTCTTTTCACGCCCGGTTTGTTTTACAAGGACACCGCGGGACACACAGACGTCCACGACCCCGTAGGACGAAACAGGGGTCTGCTAAAGAGATCGACCTTCTCGCACGGTAGCCAGCCGGTAGAGCTGCTAGTGCCTATACACGGCGACATTTTCTTCCAAGAAAAATTACTGATAAACGGGGTCGACGTTAAAATACGCCTGATCAGGGGGAAGGATGAATTCTGTCTGATGAGGAGCGATGACGTGGCCTACAAAGTAAAAATCTTGTCGGCATCCCTTTTTGTCAAGAAAGTAAGCGTGTCGCCATCTGTCAGACTGGGTCACGCCCAGGCACTGCTCAGCACGACGGCCAAGTACCCCGTCGACAGAGTTTGTCTCAAAACCATCTCTCTGCCTACCGGGTCGCGCGTTTCGAATCAAGAAAATCTGTTTTTAGGAACGCTACCGAAATCAATCGTCCTGGGGATGGTTGATAACGATGCTTTTTCCGGAGCTTATGATAAAaacccattcacttttaatcatTACGATTTGGAGTTCCTAGCCATCTATGTCgatggtaaacaaataccgtcAAAACCTCTGCAACCTGATTTCGAATCGGGTTCCGCCGCGCGGGAATATTACCAGTTGGTAATGTCCACGGGGAGACATCTGAAAAACCACGCTATCGCGATCGATAGAGACGAATTTCTGGCCGGATACTCGCTGTTTGCATTTAATCTCACCCCAGACGAAGAGTGCGGACAACATCTATCGCTGGTCAAGTCCGGGAACATCAGGCTGGAAGCGCGATTTAAAAATCCGCTACCCCGCACCATCACGATGATTATTTATGCAGTGTTTGATTCGATCATACAAATTTCAAACCGCAGGCAGGTCATGGTTGATTATTATTGA